The Pirellulales bacterium genome includes a window with the following:
- a CDS encoding Uma2 family endonuclease, translating into MHLTSLPRPPDVDADNFYPTGDGRPMAETPVHRRNLTTMIDVLERWFAEDPLAYVSGNMFIYYEPGNRLKHVSPDVFVVLGVPKDKERDAYFVWLEGRGPDLVIELTSATTRGEDTGEKKRIYQDILGVPEYILFDPYGEYLKPALQGFRLQQGKYVEIEAVDGRLPSEVLGLQFEGHGKELRLYDPAAGRWLATAPEREFQIEAKLGQTEAKLGQTEARLGQTEAKLGQTEAKLGQSEAKLGQTAAELGQTEVRLRQTAAERDRATAEREKLEKELAELRRRVGETET; encoded by the coding sequence ATGCACCTTACCTCGTTGCCGCGGCCGCCCGACGTCGATGCGGACAACTTCTATCCCACTGGAGACGGTCGTCCCATGGCCGAAACCCCGGTCCATCGCCGCAACTTGACGACCATGATCGACGTCTTGGAACGCTGGTTCGCCGAAGACCCCCTGGCCTATGTGTCGGGCAACATGTTCATCTACTACGAGCCCGGCAACCGGCTGAAACACGTTTCGCCCGACGTCTTTGTGGTACTGGGCGTGCCCAAAGACAAAGAACGCGACGCGTACTTCGTCTGGTTGGAAGGCCGCGGCCCGGACTTGGTCATCGAGCTGACCAGCGCCACTACTCGCGGGGAAGACACCGGCGAGAAGAAGCGGATCTATCAGGACATTCTAGGGGTTCCGGAGTACATCTTGTTCGATCCCTACGGCGAATACCTCAAGCCGGCCCTGCAGGGCTTTCGGCTACAGCAGGGCAAATACGTCGAGATCGAAGCTGTCGACGGTCGGCTGCCCAGCGAAGTGCTAGGTTTGCAGTTCGAAGGCCACGGCAAGGAACTTCGGCTTTACGATCCGGCTGCGGGCCGCTGGCTTGCCACAGCGCCGGAGCGCGAGTTCCAGATCGAAGCCAAACTGGGCCAGACCGAAGCCAAACTGGGCCAGACCGAAGCCAGATTGGGCCAGACTGAAGCCAAATTGGGCCAGACCGAAGCCAAATTGGGCCAGAGCGAAGCCAAATTGGGCCAGACCGCGGCGGAGCTGGGCCAGACCGAAGTGAGACTTCGACAGACCGCCGCCGAGCGCGACCGCGCCACCGCCGAGAGAGAGAAACTGGAGAAAGAACTGGCTGAACTTCGACGGCGCGTGGGGGAGACGGAAACGTAA
- a CDS encoding thiamine phosphate synthase, with protein sequence MVADRRSVEQHAEIQRSYYPFTAAAERALAAAAGWANGAESEVISPPKLLLGLLAEAESRAAEMLAARGIDTAAVLARWPSLTPHDVAGSKAGLSFELEAALAAAASHLAEFSRPLEFATEHLLLGLVAAENESADWLAERGFTAAGLTADICRLYGYQSVVRGPWSVVSCDEVAPAAGDELTPDDRPLATDHGPRTTDHKQRTTDHGLLRLIDAAANRAREGLRVVEDFVRFIWDDRHLMRHCKQLRHDLAAALSRFAVPELLASRDTTGDVGTTVSTDAEHERPDMASVVTANFKRLQESLRSIEEFGKLLDPAMAQSIEQLRYRSYTLERAVATTSFGLDRLADARLYVLIDGRSDLAAYTELARELVAAGVDVLQLRDKRLADAELLARARRLRELTLPTATLFVMNDRPDLAVLADADGVHVGQDELSVRECRAIVGPRMLVGVSTHSLEQARRAVLDGANYIGVGPTFASRTKHFTDADLRGLELLRAVQAEVRLPAFAIGGVDQSNVRDVLATGFTRIAVSGAVLSDDEPSKAAREIARAVGRCSATTSDRQNSAADNEAGEA encoded by the coding sequence ATGGTGGCGGATCGTCGGAGCGTAGAACAGCACGCGGAAATTCAGCGGAGCTACTATCCGTTTACGGCAGCGGCCGAACGCGCGCTGGCGGCGGCCGCCGGATGGGCCAACGGCGCGGAATCCGAGGTTATTTCGCCGCCCAAGCTGCTGTTGGGCCTGCTGGCCGAGGCCGAGTCGCGCGCGGCCGAAATGCTGGCCGCCCGCGGCATCGACACGGCCGCGGTCTTGGCCCGCTGGCCGTCTTTGACGCCGCACGATGTCGCGGGTAGCAAGGCGGGCTTATCGTTCGAACTCGAAGCTGCCTTGGCCGCGGCCGCCAGCCACCTGGCCGAATTCTCGCGTCCGCTTGAGTTCGCCACCGAGCATCTCCTGTTGGGGCTGGTTGCCGCGGAGAACGAATCTGCCGATTGGTTGGCGGAGCGAGGTTTTACCGCCGCCGGGCTGACGGCTGACATCTGCCGGTTGTACGGGTATCAGTCCGTGGTCCGTGGTCCGTGGTCCGTAGTCAGTTGCGATGAGGTGGCGCCGGCAGCCGGTGACGAATTAACGCCAGACGATAGACCGCTGGCCACGGACCATGGACCACGGACCACGGACCACAAACAACGGACCACGGACCACGGACTACTACGTCTCATCGACGCGGCGGCGAATCGTGCTCGTGAGGGGCTGCGCGTGGTGGAGGATTTCGTCCGCTTTATTTGGGACGACCGCCACCTGATGCGCCACTGTAAGCAGTTGCGGCACGATTTGGCGGCCGCGCTGTCGAGATTCGCAGTGCCGGAGCTACTGGCCTCGCGCGACACCACGGGCGACGTGGGCACGACGGTTTCGACCGATGCCGAACACGAGCGGCCCGACATGGCCAGCGTCGTCACGGCGAATTTCAAACGCTTGCAAGAATCGCTTCGCAGCATCGAGGAGTTTGGCAAACTGCTCGACCCGGCGATGGCCCAATCGATCGAGCAGCTTCGCTACCGCAGCTACACGCTCGAACGTGCCGTGGCAACAACGTCATTCGGCCTCGACCGGCTGGCCGACGCGCGGCTGTATGTCCTCATCGACGGCCGCAGCGACCTCGCCGCGTACACCGAGTTGGCGCGGGAACTGGTGGCAGCCGGGGTCGATGTGTTGCAGCTTCGCGACAAGCGGCTCGCCGACGCGGAGCTGCTGGCCCGCGCTCGTCGGCTGCGCGAGTTGACGCTCCCTACGGCCACGCTGTTTGTCATGAACGACCGCCCCGACCTGGCGGTCTTGGCCGATGCCGACGGCGTTCACGTCGGGCAAGACGAACTATCGGTGCGTGAATGCCGGGCGATTGTCGGCCCGCGAATGCTGGTGGGCGTTTCGACGCATTCGCTCGAACAAGCTCGCCGGGCCGTGCTCGACGGCGCGAACTATATCGGCGTCGGCCCGACCTTCGCATCGCGCACCAAGCATTTCACCGATGCCGATTTGCGCGGCCTCGAGTTGCTGCGTGCGGTGCAAGCCGAGGTCCGCTTGCCGGCCTTTGCCATTGGCGGCGTCGATCAAAGCAATGTGCGAGACGTTCTCGCGACTGGTTTTACCCGCATCGCCGTGAGCGGTGCCGTGCTGTCGGACGACGAGCCAAGCAAGGCAGCCCGCGAGATCGCGAGAGCCGTTGGCCGCTGCTCGGCGACGACGTCAGACCGGCAGAATTCGGCGGCCGACAATGAGGCAGGCGAGGCGTGA